GAACTTCCAATGAAATGTCCTCAACTATAGTGCTATGAAAATCTCAGACTGGAGTGAAATCTAATCCACCTAAATCACTACTCAAAGATGGGTGCTGTGAAATGTTCAAGTTAGATGAAAAGCAGTAGAATCTGCAGGCTGGGCAATTACATTTTGAGCAATTGCATTTTACAGAGAAAAGAACTCAAGATTTACTTTCATGAAATCATAAAGTACTTTAAGGAAGCTTCTATTTCAAGAATTAAAAGTTGGTCAACAGTAAAAGATCACCTGTACTAATGGGATGGCAGCCATACGTGCAGCAACATTATCTGATGATTTCTCACATTCTCTCCAAAGTAAGTTATGAGCAGGCATATCTCCATAACTagataaaggaaaaagaaaaaaaaaacaatcacatGGAAGTGCATACGATGAGTGTAAATTAGTTAAGGTGAGCCAATTCATGGCATATTTTGGTTCTTCAAACACAAATGCTAGTTATTTATCATGTGAAAAGACAAGCAGAAATAACATATCTACACTGAAAAGGAAAGGATTGTACATGGAAATAGAGCTTTATTAATGATTAACAAGGTAGAACTAAGTGTAAGAGAATGCATATGTTGATAATAAGTCAAGGGAAAAGAGATTAACGTCGTTTAAACAAGGAAATAGCAAATTAACACACTGCAGAAAGCGAGAACTCTACTTACTTGAAACCAATCTCAGCAAGCCTTTGTGAACACCAAGCAAAATGACGGCTTTCATCATCAGCAACATGAGCAAAGTCAGCAAAGAATTTGTCCCCAAGAATATGATAGAAGGGTGAAAATCGTACAACAGTATCCCATGCCAAATCAATTGCATTTAACTCCACATGAGCCAGGTTGTGAAGCAGATAAGCATTAAGAGGCAGGCCAGAGGTTTTAGGGTCTGGAATCTCCTTTGGAGAAACCTGCATTTCAGGAAAACGactaaaaataatcacttttcaCCTAACAATAGCAACTCCCAAATGAATAATTGATCACAAAGATGAATTACACATTCTATTTATACAGAAACTCCAATTCCATGCGGTATAAGTTTGAATGGGAAACAAACCAATTGAGGGTTAGTAGGGCGAGCAGGTCGAGAAGGAGGCTGGCAGAGCCCAATGGGCAGACCCTCATTGCGCCACCTGGAGAAAGCCAAATGAGAGAGCTTGGATTTAGTAAGGGGGTCACTGGTAGAGAGAACCAGAGAACCAAGCTCTGCGAGAGAGGAACCAAAAGCTTCAAGGGCGACCGGTGTGTTGGGGACTTCAGTGTTGGACAGAGGTTGAGGGCCACTGGTTCCCCAAAATCGGTCCTCGTTCAGTGGGCTCTCTCTCCAGCTTTGGAGACCAGACCAAGGAGAGAATtgcgaagaagaagaagaagaagaagaagaagaagaagaagaaaagcaaAACCGAAGCTTGGTAAAGTGAAAATGGGTAGGAAGATGTGAGAACCTCAGCTTGGGGGTGAGAAGCACCATGGTTCTGATTTTAAGAAGGAACTGGTATCCTCGTTTCTGAAATTAAGATTGAGATAATTTTGTatcacttttaaaatttttaacaacataattttataatttgtagatgttttaggttaatttatttataataattatgtaattagatttttaccaaaaattacaTCATATTTTCTTCTAAGTAATATATTTGCTTGCttaaaaaaacaaatgtaaattaaaataatatttacttcattgtatttattattaaaacttCACTCTAAAAATGGAAATCATTCTAAATATAACTATAAAAAGAATTATGTTAAGATTGATATATGATTTTAGAACAAGACATATATAGTCCATATACTAGTTCTCATTAGTGCATAGTGAATGCATTTGGTCTTCTAGGGAAGAGTTGGGGACGATGGATGCCAACAAATTATTCTTTTTTTGTGCAATCAAGTGGTTTGAGTATTCATCCAAACAGCAAAGTGAGCATGCTTGAAGGAATCCTTGAAATGCCTGTGTCCACAACCATTTATGAGCGATGGACTCTCATTGCTTTGCTACGGACCACAAAGGTATGCATCAATTCCCGCACAATTCAAGATGCAGGTGTGGAACTGACTCACCAAAAATTTATGGTGGAAGGGGAGGCTATTAAAGTTATCACATCACAGGCTTAACATGTCTAATATTGGGCCATCGTTTAGCAAGAATGTTCCAATCCTGTGTTTTCCAACATGGCAATCAAACTGCTGGCCAAGCATGTTTCTTCTTATAATGAGGATGTTTACTGGATGCAAAATTATCCACAAATCTGTAATCATTATTTCTTAAgtaatgaaatgcatgttttcTTCAACCAAAACAATATCCAATAATTCACTTATACTTGTCGCCaaaaatctttatatatatatattttaaggatAAATTTTCCTTGTGGAAATAAAGTGCAACATAGAATACGAGGTAAAACCATTGTAGAGTTAAGAGTTAAACTTGGACATCTTTGTATTAAGAGATAGATTGCATTTATTTTTCtacaaaaaaaatagataaattagtctttatatgttaaatgaaagagcaaattgatcattctgttaatagttaatatatataaagatacTTGAACTTGATAACTTATACATACTTCTTATTTGAGCCTTTATTGAACCTAGCTGGTTCCTAAACTTGGCAATAGTAAACCAAGTTGGTACCTTTTTTAGTACCTCACTAACACCATTAAATATGTTGACATGGTGCTATTGTGGCACTAAAAACCAATTGTATGGTGACACGTGGTAGTCTTATATTTTGACATGTGGCAAAAAgacgtatttttaaaaataaactttaaatattttatttttaaattaaacctTGTGTCAAAATATAAGGCTGACACGTTTTATCATTCTATTAGTCGACAGTGTCATGTTAGAATATTTAACGGTGTTAGTCAAATacctaaaaaaaagaaataaattaactTACAGTTATCAAGTTTAGGTACTGATTAggttcaaaaaaaatttaggtagcAGGTAAGCATAATAGTTGTCTAGgtacctttatatatatatattaactcttctgttaaatattatatcaatttatacatttaaaaattagtCTTTATATGTTAGAATGTGGTACATGTGAGACACCACTTTTACTTGTCTGGTTATTCTGTCAATAAtactagtttttaacaataaaaattaataaattttttaacataaaatattaatttacttttttatccAAAAcataataactatttttttttaaataaaaaaatcgaacTACTAAAGGACCTCCATAATACAAAATCAATTAAGTACAATAGACTTTTTTGAGTTCAAACCAAAATAGGCCCAAGTCCAATGTTGCCATATGTACGGAACTTAAAATAAATCATCCTACacgtttttcttaaaaaaaaaaaagaaattttaatagaTAATGAgattaattaagataaaattgtagtgataatattaaaaattatagtgattaattaaaattagttGTGAGATGTATTTATGGTAATGAATATATGATAATTTATTTGTAATGGTTTTTTTTAAGTCTGGGAATGCGAGCTTCATTTATCTCATTACTAGGAGGTTCCCAGCCAATTTAATAAAACAACTTTCTATATCTTCTCATTCATCAGCATTATAAAGACATATGTGCTTTTTAGTAGGTATAATTCCAACCATCAAGTATAGTTAACTTAGCAATTCAACTTCCTTCCATGATTCGACATCTAACTACCGAATTTCATTGAATACAAATTATAATTGTTCATGCTACTAAGTAGTTTTTTGTTTAGTTGTAGCTTATAACAAACAACtataatagaaatattaaataatgaacATAAACAAATGTTTATacaatttagatttaattcaaaACGTGATTTAAATTCAACCAATCTCTCACACACACATTGTAGCTTCAGTTGCAGTATCTCATTATAAAATGACATCGAAATTTGCTAAAGGTAATATAAGCAAATTTGTTGCCTAATGAGATGAGTTGCAACTGAGTTTGCAATAAATTGCACCAACATTCTTAATTAAGATATTTAATgacattaaaagaaaaataaaatttagttttaattatcgATACTAATGGATGAAATTTGATGGTACAAATTAATGCAAGTGCATTTCATAACACAGTAACATTTTGTAGCGGTACTTTATTTCCTTtgctaaaaaagataaaaaattaattcttatacgttagatcaaagagcaaagtAATCTTTCCGATagaaatttcatccatttctacttttAAAAATTGGTCATTGTAAGTTAGCATGAGGTACACGTGACACATCGTGTTTAACTGTCTGGTTATTTAGTCAATTataccaatttttaacagtagaatggattgaatttttaataaaaaagaacaatttgctct
This window of the Gossypium hirsutum isolate 1008001.06 chromosome A09, Gossypium_hirsutum_v2.1, whole genome shotgun sequence genome carries:
- the LOC107888455 gene encoding uncharacterized protein HI_0077, translating into MVLLTPKLRFSHLPTHFHFTKLRFCFSSSSSSSSSSSSSQFSPWSGLQSWRESPLNEDRFWGTSGPQPLSNTEVPNTPVALEAFGSSLAELGSLVLSTSDPLTKSKLSHLAFSRWRNEGLPIGLCQPPSRPARPTNPQLVSPKEIPDPKTSGLPLNAYLLHNLAHVELNAIDLAWDTVVRFSPFYHILGDKFFADFAHVADDESRHFAWCSQRLAEIGFNYGDMPAHNLLWRECEKSSDNVAARMAAIPLVQEARGLDAGPRLVKKMVGFGDHRTSTIVARIAEEEIAHVAVGVYWFMFICHKMNRAPCSTFKELLQEYNLELKGPFNYSARDEAGIPREWYDSSSTNKQEREGNWKSSQQLSEVSDRLACIISMESENSSLNRPSE